TTCATGGAGCTCCAGGGCGTCCAGGAGCTGACGAACTTCTTCGAGCGCCGCCCGTCGGCCTACCAGGTGGCGGTCGAGGGCACGGTCGACCTGGACGAGGACTTCTGAGTCCCCGCTCCAACGGCTTGGTAGCGTCCCCGCCCATGGGGAGAACGACGACCCGGGTGACCGGGGTCCAGGGCGGGGGCGCTTCCTCGTGTCCGGGCTCGACGGCATGACCGGCTCCGGGTGGGCCGGGCGGGCCCGGCTGCGGCCCGGGGGCCTGCTGTACGGGGGCACCGTCGGGTCCGCGACCGCGCACGCGCACCACTCCGTGCAGGTCATCGCCGCGCTGGGCGGGGACGGGCTGCTGATGGCCGGGCCGGACGGGGAGCCCTTCCGGTGCCGGGCGTACGTGGTCCCGGCCGGGGTGCGTCATTGCGTGCTGGCGGGCGCCGCGCGCGGGGTGGTGCTGCACTACGACCCGCTCTCCTCGGCCGGCCGCGGGCTCGCGGCCCTGGCAGGGGATGCGGGAGGGCTCGTACCGGCCGCCGCGGACCTGCCCGCCGACCCCTTCGAGGCGGCGTGCGCGCTGGACCTGCTGCTCCCCGGCGGCCCGACGGCGCAGGCCGCCGCGCATCCGGGGCTGGCCCGGGTACTGGCGTGGCTGCCCGGGCGGGACGGCGTACGGCTGTCCCAGGCGGCCGAGGTGGCCTGCCTGTCGGAGAGCCGCCTCGCGCACCTGTTCCGGGCGGAGCTGGGGCTGCCGTTCCGCCCGTACGTCCTGTGGCTGCGACTGATGCGGGCCGCCGAACTCGCCTCCCGGGGGCACACCCTGACGGACGCGGCGCACGGCGCGGGCTTCGCCGACGGGGCTCACCTCAGCCGGGTGTGGCGGCGCATGTTCGGGATCCCGCCGTCGGACTTCGGCCGCACCATCCAGTGGATGTAGCAGGTTCGTTCAAGCGCCGACGGGCCCTGTGGCCGCACCGTTGACGCATGACGAACTTGCTGAGGACCTGCATCACCGCGTGTACGCCGAAGGCCATGCCGGCCGCCGTGCGCACGGCCTTCGAGGCCGAGCTGCGCCGCGCCCGCGACGCGCCCGACACGGACACCATGTGGGACGCCCTGGAGCGGGCGCACATCATCTCCCAGGCCTGGGCCTGGCCCCACACCCGTGCCCACTGGCACATGTTCCGGCTCGCGGTGCGCTGCCGGGACCGTGCGGAGACGGTGGGGCAGGTGGTGCGGATCCTGGTGGCGGGGGCGGGATCGGTGACCGGGCGCGTGCCGTACGGCAACACGGGGCGTACGGCGGCGGGGCTGCGCACGCCGATGCCCCTCCCGGAGGACCTGCTGGTGCTGCTGGGCCGCGCCCCGGCGCGGCCCGCGGACGCTCAGGCGTTGGGGACGGTCTCGTAGCGGGGGGTGCCCTCTTCCATCTGGCGCAGGGCGTCCTTGCGGTCGCGCTTGGAGAGGCGGTCGATGTAGAGGTACCCGTAGAGGTGGTCGGTCTCGTGCTGGAGGCAGCGGGCGAAGTAGCCCGTACCGCGCACCTTGATCGGGTTGCCCTGGGCGTCCTGGCCCGTGACCTCCGCGTAGTCCGGGCGGGCCAGCGACGCGTAGGCGGTCGGGACCGACAGGCAGCCCTCGTTCGAGTCGTCCAGCACCCGCGTGGAGGCGGGCAGTTCGACCAGCTTCGGGTTGACCACGACACCGGTGTGGCGCACGCCCTCGTCGTCGGGGCAGTCGTAGACGAAGACCTTGGCGTCCACGCCGATCTGGTTCGCGGCCAGGCCGACGCCCTCGGCGGTCTTCTGGCTGGCGAACATGTCGTCGATCAGCTGCGCCAGTTCGTCGCCGAACTCGGTGACGTCCTTGCACTCCCGGTGCAGGACGGGGTTGCCGACCACCGTGATCGGGCGGGAGGTGCCGCGCTCGCGGTGGGCGAGCTCGCGCGCCTCACAGTCCTCCGTGTCCACGACGTAGCCTTCGTCGTCGACCGGGACCACCTGGTTCTCCTGCTGCGCCATGTCCGCCGTACGCCTTCCGTAAGTCCGCGAGTCACCGATGTGACCGGTACAGCCTACGGCCCCGGCTCAGCAGACTTCTTCGAGATCGCGCCACTCGCGGCTGTCCGGGTTGTCCGCGACCCACCCGTCCAGCAGGCCGCGCACCAGACCGGCCGGCGCGGCGATGCCGCATTCCCGCTCGGGCACCCACAGGGATCCCGAGCCGGCCGTACGGTGCCCCAGCGGGCCGGGGTGGCCGGGTTCGCTGTGGTCGTGGGGGTCCAGGTGCTCGCCGTCGCCCTCGTCGCTCGGCATCGCGCTCTCCGAACAAGTGCGGCACAACAGGCGCACCGACGAGGACCAGTCCTCGGCGGCGAAGCCCGCGTCCGAGGCCAGCTGCTCCAGCGCGTCCCGGTCGGTCTCGGTCGCCGCTTCCA
This Streptomyces sp. NBC_00539 DNA region includes the following protein-coding sequences:
- a CDS encoding helix-turn-helix domain-containing protein, producing MSGLDGMTGSGWAGRARLRPGGLLYGGTVGSATAHAHHSVQVIAALGGDGLLMAGPDGEPFRCRAYVVPAGVRHCVLAGAARGVVLHYDPLSSAGRGLAALAGDAGGLVPAAADLPADPFEAACALDLLLPGGPTAQAAAHPGLARVLAWLPGRDGVRLSQAAEVACLSESRLAHLFRAELGLPFRPYVLWLRLMRAAELASRGHTLTDAAHGAGFADGAHLSRVWRRMFGIPPSDFGRTIQWM
- a CDS encoding DUF3703 domain-containing protein; amino-acid sequence: MTNLLRTCITACTPKAMPAAVRTAFEAELRRARDAPDTDTMWDALERAHIISQAWAWPHTRAHWHMFRLAVRCRDRAETVGQVVRILVAGAGSVTGRVPYGNTGRTAAGLRTPMPLPEDLLVLLGRAPARPADAQALGTVS
- the def gene encoding peptide deformylase: MAQQENQVVPVDDEGYVVDTEDCEARELAHRERGTSRPITVVGNPVLHRECKDVTEFGDELAQLIDDMFASQKTAEGVGLAANQIGVDAKVFVYDCPDDEGVRHTGVVVNPKLVELPASTRVLDDSNEGCLSVPTAYASLARPDYAEVTGQDAQGNPIKVRGTGYFARCLQHETDHLYGYLYIDRLSKRDRKDALRQMEEGTPRYETVPNA